A window of Oncorhynchus tshawytscha isolate Ot180627B unplaced genomic scaffold, Otsh_v2.0 Un_contig_799_pilon_pilon, whole genome shotgun sequence contains these coding sequences:
- the LOC112247932 gene encoding tripartite motif-containing protein 16-like, with protein MLVSPELSVSPSLSLSLSLSLSLSLQRYQSLSSISVSSDLPSIVVRPLQSFGDVSQTVSELREKLEDFLKGEWTKISTTVNIVDVVLPPEPKTREQLLQYSCQLTLDPNTADTHLSLSEGNRKVTYTDQVQPYPDHPDRFTNWCQVLCREGLSGRCYWEVERTGGVYTAVSYKDISRTGTDGAFGYNNKSWSLQCSSGGYCFRHNNVETKVSGPQSSRVGVYLDHKAGTLSFYSVSDTMTLLHRVQTTFTQPLYPGFGLCYYNNTAELVKL; from the exons ATGCTGG tctctccagagttatcagtctctccctctctctctctctctctctctctctctctctctctctctctccagagatatcagtctctctccagtatcaGTGTATCTTCAGACTTACCCAGCATCGTTGTCCGTCCTCTTCAGTCCTTTGGAGATGTGAGTCAGACTGTgtctgaactgagagagaaactaGAAGACTTCCTTAAAGGAGAATGGACCAAGATCTCCACTACAG tgaaTATAGTGGATGTTGTACTGCCTCCAGAGCCCAAGACCAGAGAACAGTTGTTACAAT attcctgtcagctcacactggacccaaacacagcagacacacacctctctctgtctgaagggAACAGAAAGGTGACCTATACAGACCAAGTCCAACCATATCCTGACCATCCAGACAGATTCACCAACTGGTGTCAGGTtctgtgtagagagggtctgtctggacgctgttactgggaggtggagaggaCTGGTGGTGTTTATACAGCAGTCTCATATAAAGACATCAGCAGAACAGGGACAGATGGTGCATTTGGATACAATAACAAGTCCTGGAGTTTACAGTGCTCTAGTGGTGGTTATTGTTTCAGACACAATAATGTTGAGACTAAAGTATCAGGCCCTCAGTCCTCCAGAGTAGGAGTGTACCTGGATCACAAGGCAGGTACTCTGTCCTTCTACAGTGTCTCTGACACAATGACCCTCCTCCACAGAGTCCAGACCACATTCACTCAGCCCCTCTATCCTGGGTTTGGTCTCTGTTATTATAATAATActgctgagctggttaaactgtaa